tgccaaatatgagaataaaaaaaaaatcaagatactTTGGTGGCCCATTACATCTAGCTTTCTTTTAGCATTTACTCCATTCATAAAAACTTTAGAATCAAACATGGTGTTTAGAAGTTTggttcttaataaaatattaaacaaacaaacggagtaatgaaagtaaaaatatgaaaaaagatacacaaacacaatatattaaagaaaaataaaaaagtaactaCGAacaaaaattcatgaaaaaGATACCTTAAGGCTTAAGGACGAAGAATTTGTAAAAACAAAAGAGCCAAAACGGCATAGAGAAGgtaaacaaaataaagagtttTGGTGCGGTgctgtgtgtgtctatatatatatactagtaggAGGTTGGTTTggtttaaaaatctattttgctTAGGATCAATTGGTTTAAAACTCTCCAGTTTGTTGAGTAGTAGTTTGTTTAGAACTCTCATTTTGACATaatacataaattaataaaaaagtgatgtgcAAAATTTTAGGACCAAGGTTTATGTGGCAAAATATTAGAAGGTCAACTAATATGCAAAAGTATTCAGTTTGGTTTAAAACTGGTAATAGTTGGTTTAAAACTCTTCAATTTGCTGAGTAGTAGGTAGTACTAGGTTTAAAACTCTCCTTTTgattagggatgacaatttcgCCTCACCTCGCTTAACCTGCCTCTCCTCGCTTTGCCTTGTGAGGGTTTTCCCTGTCCCGCAATGGTGGTGGGCCAAGGATAGGGCGAGATTTTAGTCTCGCACCATGGAGCGGGCCGAGGATGGATTTAGACTTTTTAAACCCACTCTGACCCTTCCTGCGTTGATAAgggttaaattttaatttttttcatactctaaaaccctaaaaccctactatttaagcAAACAtattattaacttattttattttacctaaTGTGATTctctggctttttttttttttttttctctagcaaGGTTGGAAATAAAGTAccaattttaatgttttctctTGTCTTTACtagaaacaaatttatattctaTTGAACCATTGATTTtgtactatgagatttttgtttttattgtgatattgttttgttaaacacttggatactattatttagtttttgttaaaaatttgtttgatttgatgagataaatttatttgtaattttaaatataattttattaatgaaataggttttatttaaaaaaaattgtaatagttgtAGGCAAATCAACAAGAAGTCAAGTTTTACGGGATGGGGCGAGACTTCGTGGGGCCTCAAGGGGTGGGGATGGAGTAAGAAAATTTTCCTAGTCATGCAGGGCGGGGCGGGGCAAAGAAAAGACAAGACAAAACCATGCGGGGTAAGGATAAAGACCCCATCCTTTACCTCCGCCTACCCCATTGCCATCCTTAACTTTTGACCTAATAaataacttaataaaaagttatgtGTGAAATTGTGGGATTAAAAATGGAAAGATATTAGAAGTTGGATTAATACCAACTTAACcaattgtaagaaaaaaaaaattgtgtccaAAATTGCTCTTATTTCAAACCACACACAGCACAAAAGGCCCCAATTGACTGGAATGGAAAAATGTGTGGAGCGAAGTGGGCGTTAGCATTCATCAATTACATAGTTGTGCCACTTATAACCCTGACCATCACACCCTACGTCTGGAACATTGTTGGGCTTAGTTGGAATAAGGTGGGCTGGGATTTGGAACCCACCATGCAAAGCTCCTCAGTATTCTTAACTGCCAAGCCTCCTGGTGCTGCCTGGGCTCCCCTTCGCGTGAACTCGCTGTACACAAGTCGACCACCGACTCCgaccaccaccaacaacgatCCCAGTTCAATGGCGGCAGCTGGTCCTAAGTGGGCTCAGAAAACCATAACTCTTCCTCCCCAGAGAAGGGGTTGTCATCTCATCACTCCTAAGGTACCAAAATCACCAATTCCATTTCCAAACCCTAGAGACCACATCAACTCCTTGTTATTGGTTGGACTAGATTAATGTTTTATTGTCTTTGAATAACATATTATGATATGTTTGAATTGTTTAGAACTTGACTCTTGCTGTATTATATGAACTTAGTTTATAGTTAGCCTTGAGCTTTTTATTAAtgtgtggatttgaaatgatTAGGTGTAAGGTGTCATCAAAACCCATATTAGCACAAGTATTTTTGTTTGAGCTATGCAGAACTCAACTCATCATGTATTGTTAAATTTATATCTAGCTATTAATACCAGCAATTGCTCTTTAAATCCCTTGTTTCTATTCTAAATCTTCGAATCCCGACACAACCTATAGGAATCAAACATGCTTGTCACCACCTTAATCCTAGCTGAATCGAACAATTTTCATCGGCTCACTATTTGTTTACTTGTGTATGCATAGAAAGGCAACTTCACTGGTAGATGTTATGGCAATTGTGAACTCATTCTAGCTTTTCAAGTGAGAATGGGTTCTggtcttgaattttttttgacaaataggTTCTGGTCTTGAATTTATTCTAGAAAGTATCTTCAATTCTGAATTTGATAATCTCTATAGAAGTATGGTTGTTTTATGTTCACTTCCCACAATATCTTAATGACCATATTTTATATTACTTACATTATTGATAAGAATTGTTTCTAAAATATCAGATTGTGAAGGAAATTGGGCAAGATCTGTCAGAATTCAAGTGTGGCCTTGCTCATCTCTTCTGTGAGTGATATGTTATCAGTCAAGTAATTTTACCTTCACGTTCATTGTGGTATGTTTGACGGaatttcatcttttattttaaacattttagTGCAGCACACAAGTGCTTCTCTTACTATCAATGAGAACTATGACTCTGATGTCCGGGAAGATACTGAGACATTCCTCAACAGGATAGTTCCAGAGGTTTGTTTGCCTTCTTTATCATGTGGTAACTAGTAGTCTATAATCTATATCATCTGACAAAAAATCTTAAGTGGTTTTTGGATATCTATTTTCAGGGACGGTCTGCTCCTTGGAAGCATACAATGGAAGGTAAATATGTATTCTTTTTAACTTGAATTAGGCTAGGTATTGATTTCCAATTCTATATATGCTCtgtattttctcaattttcctACACACTAGTCTTGGTTCTTAGTTGTGTAACTTTTGCAGGCCCAGATGACATGCCAGCACATATCAAATCTTCAATGTTTGGTTGCACACTCACGTACAATGGTCTTATACTTGTAGTTAGGACTGTGTATTTACTCTGAGTTATATCATCTATTTTCCAATTAACCGGTCTTCATTCTTGTACAGGGTCCCAATTACAAATGGACAGCTTAACATGGGAACCTGGCAGGTATATGAcagcatttttaattttcaaaattctctaaaaatatttaatgatcgcagcatttttaattttcaaaattttctaaaaatatttagtgaTCAGAAGATCATTTTCATATGGATTTTTTCCATGATTAATCTACGTGTTTCAGAAAATTAGTTACTCTAGGACAATAGCAATTGGATTTGTATGTGGTAAATAC
This genomic stretch from Castanea sativa cultivar Marrone di Chiusa Pesio chromosome 1, ASM4071231v1 harbors:
- the LOC142622179 gene encoding uncharacterized protein LOC142622179, yielding MCGAKWALAFINYIVVPLITLTITPYVWNIVGLSWNKVGWDLEPTMQSSSVFLTAKPPGAAWAPLRVNSLYTSRPPTPTTTNNDPSSMAAAGPKWAQKTITLPPQRRGCHLITPKIVKEIGQDLSEFKCGLAHLFLQHTSASLTINENYDSDVREDTETFLNRIVPEGRSAPWKHTMEGPDDMPAHIKSSMFGCTLTVPITNGQLNMGTWQGIWLCEHRDQATPRKVVVTLNGI